The sequence GTTCTCCTTATCGGAGAGCGCATGCAGCGACGGACTTTCCTCTGTCGGGATGATCGCATGGTGATCGGACACTTTACTGTCGTTGATGACGCCTTTCTGCGGCTTGAGTGCACCTTTGCGCAGCAGTGCGTTCACCGCTTTCCGGTATGGCCCGATTTCGACCGCTTTCACACGGTCTTTCAATGTGTTTTCCATATCGCCCGTCAAGTGTTTCGAGTCCGTCCGCGGGTACGTCACCGCTTTGTGGCGCTCATACAGGTTCTGCAAGGTCGACAGTGTTTCCTTCGCGGACCATGACCAGCGGCGGTGCGCTTCTTTCTGTAGCTCGGTCAGGTCGAACAGCGGCGGTGCCGGCTGCGATTTCGGCGCCGCGTTGACATCTGTGATCCTGCCTTCCGTAACCGAGTCGAGCTTATTGAGTTTCTCGTTCATGACCGCTTCGTCGAAGGCCTGCGTCTGCCCCTTGGCGTCACGCCACGTGAAGCGCCCTGCTTCGGTCAGCGCCTGCATGCCCCAATACGGCTTCGGCTGGAACTGCTGGATCTGCTTTTCGCGTTCAGCAATCATCGCGAGGGTTGGTGTCTGCACGCGGCCTGTCGACAATTGGGCATTGTGCTTCACGGTCAGCGCCCGGGTTGCGTTAATGCCGACGACCCAGTCGGCTTCTGCCCGTGCAGCCGCCGCCTCGTACAGGTTGTCATACGCTTTGCCGTCTTTCAGATGGGCGAAACCGTCTTTGATAGCCTTATCCGTGACGGATGAAATCCAGAGCCGTTTGATCGGCTTACGGTTTTTCGCGAGTTCGAGGATCCAGCGGGCCACGAGTTCCCCTTCACGTCCGGCATCGGTCGCGATAATGACTTCTTTCACGTCGTCGCGGCGAAGCAGCGCTTTCACAGCGTTATATTGTTTGGTTGTCTGTTTGATGGGTGTCAGCTTGAAGGGCTCCGGAATGATCGGCAGGTGCTCCATCTTCCACTCTTTGTATTCATTGCCATAGCCTTCGGGATCCGCATGTGTCACGAGGTGGCCGAGCGCCCATGTGACGATGTACTTGTCCCCTTCCAGAGAGCCGTTCCCTTTTTTATGACAGCCGAGCACACGTGCGATATCACGCGCGACGGATGGTTTTTCTGCGAGTACTACTGATTTTGACATGGTCAGTCCCCTTTCACTTAAGTCCATTATACGGAATCGGCGCTAGCTTTTCAGTGTTCATCCGTTAAAAAAGCCCGCCCTCCGGAATTCCGGTGCGGGACGGGCGGTTGTTCTTATTGT comes from Sporosarcina trichiuri and encodes:
- a CDS encoding DNA topoisomerase III, which encodes MSKSVVLAEKPSVARDIARVLGCHKKGNGSLEGDKYIVTWALGHLVTHADPEGYGNEYKEWKMEHLPIIPEPFKLTPIKQTTKQYNAVKALLRRDDVKEVIIATDAGREGELVARWILELAKNRKPIKRLWISSVTDKAIKDGFAHLKDGKAYDNLYEAAAARAEADWVVGINATRALTVKHNAQLSTGRVQTPTLAMIAEREKQIQQFQPKPYWGMQALTEAGRFTWRDAKGQTQAFDEAVMNEKLNKLDSVTEGRITDVNAAPKSQPAPPLFDLTELQKEAHRRWSWSAKETLSTLQNLYERHKAVTYPRTDSKHLTGDMENTLKDRVKAVEIGPYRKAVNALLRKGALKPQKGVINDSKVSDHHAIIPTEESPSLHALSDKENRLYDLIVKRFLAVFYPPFRYEQLTAELTAGGETFTLKGRTITDEGWKAVYSSDEEEADTDALPALKKGETLQIRAFNRTEGKTKPPARFNEGTLLAAMENPAQFMAGESKELIKTIGETGGLGTVATRADVIERLFGMFVIEKRGNDIYTTSKGRQLLELVPEDLKSPALTAEWENDLSKIAAGKLKKDQFIQGMIDFSKKTIRDIKADDKKFKHDNVTGKLCPDCGKPMLEVNGKRGKMLVCQDRECGHRQTVSTLTNARCPNCKKKLELRGHGDGKIFVCKCGYREKLSAFEKRRAQSSGKKADKRDVQKYLKKQEHEEPENTAMADALKKLFDK